The Papaver somniferum cultivar HN1 chromosome 6, ASM357369v1, whole genome shotgun sequence genome segment aTCACTGGTAAAACTGTTGAATGGAAAAAGGGAAAGATGCTAACCAAAGATGTACCCTTCTACTTAAGGATTTTCGGCAAACTTGTTGTAGCAACCCTTTTTCTTGTACAAGAGATTCTTCACAGTGGAGTAAAGAATTTGTTGAATCTGTATACTACCTCCTAGAaggcaaaacaatttttttttgacataTGTGGATtaattataaatcaaatgattaaaatcattgaatccATCAATACCACATCATtccatagaaatcttggatatccctgtctcatcaccaagATGTGTGAAAACGCAATGGGGAACAACTTTGGAGATGAGAAAAACACTAAAACTATCTCTCAAGGAATTATCAAGCGGATGAGTGGGACTCAAAAGGTATCTAGTATCTCATATGATCAAATATATATCAATGGAGATCTCATGTTCCACATTTTGCGTCTTGGGAGACAATTAGACTGTATTCAGAAACAGTTGGCCTTTGCCTATAGAGATGATCCGGAAACTCTTAAAGGAATCCTAGTGATCAATAATGAGTTTCTAAAAGGTGAATAAAAACAAGACTCTGAAGAAGATTCTGATGAGCAAACAAATGAAGATTAATTTGTCTTCAAGAGGGaaaatagacattagtttttgattatttcaataaagtctattatgaataaaactatatattatttatgaataaaattattattttataatttttcttgtgatagttttcaatTACATagtctgtgcttgaatgctttattttattacTATGTATATTTACGGGATGTTTGACTTGGGTTTTCATAAccataatattcgatctcatatggtgtgaacccttatggtttgggtgactttttggtttagcaggattaagttctagcccatgttggtaggctttatcaaaggatcataaggagttccgattgaaactcatgtgtgaaaaagtcagaatatgttgaatcgtttttggtttagcgtAAAAGCatttgtgtttcgggttttcaacttttgcatcataTTAGTTAAAATCGATTTTCAAcatttctctagtaaaggttggtatttgttgttgttcttttgtcttgcaagaggatgaaaACACAGTGATATTCTACCCCTGAAAGATGTGAAGAAatgggtgaagaggatgcggaatttgaggtaacgaatttgttagttaatcgttttcctgtttaagaaaacaatgattttattgcatatatttattgcttttgcttaacaaaatatcggtacaattgatgtttattccactatttgtgtatggatgtgtgtgtgattcaattgtttctggttaagaaaaactattgttatctttctttatggtttggtatcaattgtttaggcttacgaaatttcggtgcaattgcggtactataatgtctatgtttgtttcaattgcttccggttgaggtaaataattaaacaagttgttttatttggttttattATGGCTTAataaaaaggttttcgggatcaattgtttagtccaattcgattccggataagtcGTTTTTCTCTCATGCGatttttttctctctcatatgattttttctctccaaaggagatttttctagggtttgaaaaTTTTTCACGTTTTTCCTTcatccttgatcatcttttggtgatttaggatgggggaaaaCCCTGTTTCTTCCACGAAATCTAATGGGGTTCATAAGGCTACGTTTGCTGATTTAGTCAAGGGGAAAAAACCCTATATGTTAACAGATTCTGATTTGTTATCCCTTCCAGAGGCGTCTTCATACCTTGAAGAACCAGCGTTAGTTTTACCTTTAGAACTAACAAAAGAAGGGAGCGATATTTTCCAGTTTAGTCTTATTGGAAGACTGAACTttaaagttttgaaacttaatgaGGTCCAAAAAAGCTTGGAGGAACAATGGGGTTTTGGTGATGGAAGATGCAAGCTTGTTCCTATGACTAAGGGGTTTTTCATCATCAAGTTGATTTTTGCGGAAGATAAAGAGCGTGTATGGCATGGAGATTCATGGAAGGTTCAGAACCAAACCCTTAGGGTTATGAAATTTTACCCTAATTTTGATCCTGAAAAGCAAACCACGTCTCATGCTACAGTTTGGGTGAGTTTCCCTGGCTTATACATTGAATTATGGACAAAAACAATTCTTCTATCTATTGCAAAAATTCTTGGTAAACCAATTGCTATAGACCAGAAAACgttggatcatgatgttggtaATTATGCTGCTGTTCTTATTGACATTGATTTTGCAAAAGAGATTCCTAAAAGAATATATCTTACAGCCAATGGTAAGGAGTTCTGGCAATATGTGGAAGTTCAAGATATGGAGAATGTTAAGTTTTGTTCTCATTGCAAATTTATGGGTCATAAATTTGAGAACTGTCAGGCAGCTCGTAAGATATTAGGGAATTCGGTTATAGATGGGAAACGAGTTTTGAATGATACAGCAGATAgcaatccaaaaaataaaaaaaaggtgtCAAGTTAAAAAACCTCAAACTGAAGATATTATTTCCCATGAAAATCATGTAGATAACGTCAGTAAAGAAGATACTGCAGCAAATACAAAAACTGCAGTAGACAATGTTCAAAGAAATATGGTGAGTAATTGTAATGATAATGAGGTTAGTGATCAGTCTGGGAAGGAGATCATTGATCTAGTTTATGAGAATGCTGAAGCTAAGAAGTTGGAGGAGCAACTAGATAAAGCCTTTATTGATTATCGTGAGGCACAACTCAATTTGATCCGGTGGAAGAATGCTATTGCATCAAAAGCAGATGTTGTTGTACGTAAAGTTGCAAGTTCTGGGACGTCAAAAGACTCCAGTTTGGATTCATTGTCTGGGACTAAGAATGATACAGCTCCAGTGCCTAACCAAAACTCTGAACACAATTCTGTGTCTAAGCAAAATTTGGAAGGCACGTCAGTTGTGAATATCCGTAAATCCTAATAAGGCAGGAAACGAGTTTATTTCTAAATCTGGAAATTCCATGTCAGTGAACAAGTCTGAAAATATGTCCGTGTCTAAGCAAGCTAAGGCCAAGCTAGTGGATAGACAGTCCTAGTACAACAAGGATTTGGAGTTTGCTGATCGTACAGATTTGTCCGTATCCAAGCAAACAACAACAACTCATATTCAGGCCGTGGCTGATTTGGATACTTCTTCAAAGCCTGAATCTATGACCAAGAGTAAGTCCAAGCAAACTGATCTTCAGGTCGTGACTATACCAGGGTTTATCTCAGTTTTGAATTCTACTACTGCTTCTAATTCTAAACCAGGATCatctaaagaggattggaaaaAAGTAAAGAGTAAGAGCTCTCCAAACAAAGGTactccttttaaatttaaatcttttgaaactactTCTGTGGATGAGATTTTTCAAACAGAATTAGTAGTaaataacaagtatggtgccctagaatttgagttaggccttgctaatgattctagtgaggttttggtggaggaggaacacgatgattctagtgactcgaacaatagtatgggttcgaaagattggggtgaagttgatgcagatattctatCCAGGAAgaaagctagaaaagtggccaagcaagctgccaaGATCATGGCTATAAATTCAAAGTATAATGAGGACAGTCCAAGCCTTGATCATAACAAGGatattcaagcagggttggaggaaaatgtttttgatatgggtaatattttgtctatggaggaattagaggaagcaagtactattcagattgatgaagtgcgtgctaaattcattagagatccagcctttagacaagattatttcaaggaaaaaaaggagcaaatggatagaatgtcaactaagaagaaagctcaatctcctattaagcttgttccaggtggtaattatgctttagaggaaaatgaagaggattatggctatgatgattatgaagatgaatacaaggagccctatgatttaactcaaataattgatgatctcattcctaagaagaagaattttagagttggaagacGAAAACgattttaatttcctagttctcttctttatgctaattttttaatgtttaggagcttattttatgagtttttagagttttttttctcccctttggtttatgggggtggggaggtctagaacctcccattttgtaattcttgtaattacgtttttttgctttaataaaccattttgacctagcaaaaaaaaaatcgattctggataagagaaactaagtcaattctgatcttagttagacttatcaaagtggaggtttcggttattcaagtctaatcgaatgccttaacaagaaatgctagttaactaacctagtacttgtcttgtttaaaagtgaaaggtctaaattattatttgaataattagaacctgatgagaaaaatagagttaattctgatctttattttagtcttatcgaacaagcgattgtatttgtacacatatatgtataagtccttattccttgaaccaaagtttgcgaactttgttgatcaagagaaacagaatgtggcgtgagccaagtccgcgaactggtggaagttttcgacccgagaatttctgctggagtttgtgaactccttctgtgagcttaagtccgcgaacccagtccgcgaacttgagcaggttatatctaaaattggttgttcttgaactcatgtttatgtaaactaaggaattctttcgcaaaccgtggctataaagttcatgaaccgattcgagtgaatcaaaccgtttttgcttcgattgtgtcttgtgtagttacataagatctaagcaattgaacaactctctaactagttcatttaagtcatttgaactagttatggtgaagaagaatatggtggatatgaaagtgataatatgactaaccatttggctattgttgaaccaacaaatgttaatgtttgggaacggttacataaaaccaaaattggacatttcatttgtgtgtaacaagcgaagttttcgatccaacggttgagaaatattagcttgaatctaatcaggttttcatctaacggtgaatattgaatgctttgttaccaagctaacattgattgcaaaccctgatttgaaagactatataagggagaactctagtaactgggaaacctaatccccacaccttacgtgtgatactagttgcataatctagagtcaattctcctttaaccttgggttttcttcttctaaaaccaggttaacgacttaaatacttcattgggattgtgaagcaagaccgatactacttttcttgtagttgtgtgatctaatcttgctgattctatcgttttgagtacaattacaataattggcttgagatttatatctccgataggcaagatagaaaagtaatcacaaacatcttcgtctcatcgtttgtgattcaacaatatcttttttcgctgcgtcgattaggattattgtgaggtgattgataatactaggctgttcttcgggaatataagtctggtttatcaattggtt includes the following:
- the LOC113290656 gene encoding uncharacterized protein LOC113290656 — its product is MGENPVSSTKSNGVHKATFADLVKGKKPYMLTDSDLLSLPEASSYLEEPALVLPLELTKEGSDIFQFSLIGRLNFKVLKLNEVQKSLEEQWGFGDGRCKLVPMTKGFFIIKLIFAEDKERVWHGDSWKVQNQTLRVMKFYPNFDPEKQTTSHATVWVSFPGLYIELWTKTILLSIAKILGKPIAIDQKTLDHDVGNYAAVLIDIDFAKEIPKRIYLTANGKEFWQYVEVQDMENVKFCSHCKFMGHKFENCQAARKILGNSVIDGKRVLNDTADSNPKNKKKVSS